The following are from one region of the Sorghum bicolor cultivar BTx623 chromosome 2, Sorghum_bicolor_NCBIv3, whole genome shotgun sequence genome:
- the LOC8084265 gene encoding uncharacterized protein LOC8084265 isoform X1 encodes MKTTQPSPMSGGDYVAGKPSNDDASMDRLSTLPNSVLLHVLAGLGDAAAAGRTSVLSGRWRHLWALLPELRFVPRSPKPGLIASALAAHEADLRNLDVTTQDAARETVAAWLRVAARRLAGSLVFTNQDVPRNGRDSDDDDGEGRRSVYDERPRRRGVARDDDDAKQGRGAFELPCLDRATSVSLDLGHLGLTMPRAGAFARLTEFSLINAQLPGGGPCALGDAVSSRRCPCLQRLTIMDVPGVEDLTVRSDSLRHMELTRVRDLRQLAIVAPALEHLQVLLCFYRHWPRRRPVASITARQLKVLKWGDPFDRRSVQLGKKHLEAVCPDLFLVYGIWPNNGCLELLRCFNNIETLSLTLVHPPDINNKPCLLKNMKMLPGVTFLNLSVISNGHAFGASLFHVLRLCSSTRKLTLHISGKGLELEKQTACPPGCICDEQQDWKFEELLLNHLQEVEITELRGYEHEVIFLKHLLGWATELKKMTIFFNSLVTESMARKSYQILRRFSRLEISMDFYMEKSTMTVSYVPKD; translated from the exons ATGAAGACGACGCAGCCAAGCCCGATGAGCGGCGGCGACTACGTCGCCGGCAAGCCCTCCAACGACGACGCCAGCATGGACCGCCTGAGCACGCTCCCCAACAGCGTCCTGCTCCACGTCCTCGCGGGCCTcggggacgccgccgccgccggtcggACAAGCGTGCTCTCCGGCCGCTGGCGCCACCTCTGGGCGCTGCTCCCGGAGCTCCGCTTCGTCCCTCGCTCCCCCAAGCCCGGCCTCATCGCGTCGGCGCTGGCGGCCCACGAAGCGGACCTCAGGAATCTCGACGTGACGACGCAGGACGCCGCCCGGGAGACTGTGGCGGCGTGGCTCCGCGTCGCCGCGCGCCGGCTCGCCGGCAGCCTCGTCTTCACCAACCAGGATGTGCCCCGGAACGGAAGAgactccgacgacgacgacggcgaggggAGAAGAAGCGTCTACGACGAGCGTCCCCGCCGGAGAGGCGTGGccagagacgacgacgacgccaagcagggaCGAGGCGCGTTCGAGCTTCCCTGCCTCGACAGGGCCACCAGTGTCTCCCTCGACCTGGGTCACCTCGGCCTCACCATGCCACGCGCCGGCGCCTTCGCCCGGCTGACCGAGTTCAGCCTGATCAACGCCCAGCTCCCCGGCGGCGGCCCCTGCGCGCTCGGCGACGCCGTCTCCTCCCGACGGTGCCCGTGCCTGCAGAGGCTCACGATCATGGACGTCCCCGGTGTGGAGGACTTGACCGTCCGCTCTGATTCCCTCCGGCACATGGAGCTGACCCGCGTGCGCGACCTGCGGCAACTCGCCATCGTCGCGCCGGCGCTGGAGCACCTGCAGGTGCTGCTCTGCTTCTACCGCCACTGGCCTCGACGACGGCCGGTGGCCAGCATCACGGCGCGTCAGCTGAAGGTGCTCAAGTGGGGGGATCCATTCGATCGGAGGTCCGTCCAGCTTGGGAAGAAGCATCTCGAGGCAGTGTGCCCAGACCTGTTCTTGGTGTATGGAATTTGGCCCAACAATGGTTGCCTTGAGCTCTTGCGCTGCTTCAACAACATCGAAACACTTAGCCTCACACTCGTCCACCCTCCG GACATTAACAACAAACCATGCTTACTGAAAAACATGAAAATGCTGCCGGGCGTTACATTCCTGAACCTGTCTGTAATTTCAAACGGGCATGCCTTTGGGGCCAGCTTATTCCATGTTCTCAGGTTGTGTTCTAGTACAAGAAAGTTGACTCTGCATATTTCCGGCAAAGGTCTGGAGCTTGAG AAACAAACTGCTTGTCCACCAGGTTGCATTTGTGATGAGCAACAGGACTGGAAATTCGAGGAACTCTTGCTGAACCACCTCCAAGAAGTTGAAATCACTGAGTTGAGAGGATATGAGCATGAAGTTATCTTTCTGAAGCATCTACTCGGCTGGGCTACAGAGCTAAAGAAGATGACAATATTTTTCAATTCTTTGGTGACTGAAAGCATGGCCAGAAAGTCATACCAGATACTACGAAGGTTCTCTAGGCTAGAAATATCCATGGATTTTTACATGGAAAAGAGCACGATGACAGTGTCGTATGTGCCCAAAGACTAA
- the LOC8084265 gene encoding uncharacterized protein LOC8084265 isoform X2, translating to MKTTQPSPMSGGDYVAGKPSNDDASMDRLSTLPNSVLLHVLAGLGDAAAAGRTSVLSGRWRHLWALLPELRFVPRSPKPGLIASALAAHEADLRNLDVTTQDAARETVAAWLRVAARRLAGSLVFTNQDVPRNGRDSDDDDGEGRRSVYDERPRRRGVARDDDDAKQGRGAFELPCLDRATSVSLDLGHLGLTMPRAGAFARLTEFSLINAQLPGGGPCALGDAVSSRRCPCLQRLTIMDVPGVEDLTVRSDSLRHMELTRVRDLRQLAIVAPALEHLQVLLCFYRHWPRRRPVASITARQLKVLKWGDPFDRRSVQLGKKHLEAVCPDLFLVYGIWPNNGCLELLRCFNNIETLSLTLVHPPVAQVDKFRGHFFAFASSWTKVAQADKFRGHFFGFASSWTKVAQADKLKGRQCILLFTQIS from the exons ATGAAGACGACGCAGCCAAGCCCGATGAGCGGCGGCGACTACGTCGCCGGCAAGCCCTCCAACGACGACGCCAGCATGGACCGCCTGAGCACGCTCCCCAACAGCGTCCTGCTCCACGTCCTCGCGGGCCTcggggacgccgccgccgccggtcggACAAGCGTGCTCTCCGGCCGCTGGCGCCACCTCTGGGCGCTGCTCCCGGAGCTCCGCTTCGTCCCTCGCTCCCCCAAGCCCGGCCTCATCGCGTCGGCGCTGGCGGCCCACGAAGCGGACCTCAGGAATCTCGACGTGACGACGCAGGACGCCGCCCGGGAGACTGTGGCGGCGTGGCTCCGCGTCGCCGCGCGCCGGCTCGCCGGCAGCCTCGTCTTCACCAACCAGGATGTGCCCCGGAACGGAAGAgactccgacgacgacgacggcgaggggAGAAGAAGCGTCTACGACGAGCGTCCCCGCCGGAGAGGCGTGGccagagacgacgacgacgccaagcagggaCGAGGCGCGTTCGAGCTTCCCTGCCTCGACAGGGCCACCAGTGTCTCCCTCGACCTGGGTCACCTCGGCCTCACCATGCCACGCGCCGGCGCCTTCGCCCGGCTGACCGAGTTCAGCCTGATCAACGCCCAGCTCCCCGGCGGCGGCCCCTGCGCGCTCGGCGACGCCGTCTCCTCCCGACGGTGCCCGTGCCTGCAGAGGCTCACGATCATGGACGTCCCCGGTGTGGAGGACTTGACCGTCCGCTCTGATTCCCTCCGGCACATGGAGCTGACCCGCGTGCGCGACCTGCGGCAACTCGCCATCGTCGCGCCGGCGCTGGAGCACCTGCAGGTGCTGCTCTGCTTCTACCGCCACTGGCCTCGACGACGGCCGGTGGCCAGCATCACGGCGCGTCAGCTGAAGGTGCTCAAGTGGGGGGATCCATTCGATCGGAGGTCCGTCCAGCTTGGGAAGAAGCATCTCGAGGCAGTGTGCCCAGACCTGTTCTTGGTGTATGGAATTTGGCCCAACAATGGTTGCCTTGAGCTCTTGCGCTGCTTCAACAACATCGAAACACTTAGCCTCACACTCGTCCACCCTCCG GTGGCACAGGTCGACAAGTTCAGGGGgcactttttcgcgtttgcaagttcatggaccaaagtggcacaggcggacaagttcaggggtcactttttcgggtttgcaagttcatggaccaaagtggcacaggctgacaagttaaaggggcgccagtgtattttactcttCACACAAATTAGCTAA